The Deinococcus radiopugnans ATCC 19172 genome has a segment encoding these proteins:
- a CDS encoding TAXI family TRAP transporter solute-binding subunit has translation MKKRNTQLMTAAVLGTAALFTGAALAQGTTFLTIGSGSTTGVYFPVATGMAKMINDSGSGIRANARSTGGSVFNMNAMATGELNAAVAQNDVVYYAYTGTGLDAFKGKPDKKIRTMAVLYPEVLHVLARKDSGINSIADLKGKKVVIGDLGSGTEQTAAQVMEAYGLKFDDLGQALRVSPSQGISLMQDKRADALFYTVGVGASAIAQIAQTVDVKLVPVAGNQATALLKKYPFYVRYNIPAKSYKGIDATVPGVAVQATLVTTSDESEDTIYKAMKAAFGDEKALKAIHPALGTNFSYAKAVKGLPAPLHPGAVKFFKEQGVSVK, from the coding sequence ATGAAGAAACGCAACACGCAGTTGATGACCGCCGCCGTTCTCGGCACCGCCGCCCTGTTTACCGGCGCAGCGCTGGCCCAGGGCACCACCTTTCTGACCATCGGCTCGGGCAGCACCACCGGCGTCTACTTTCCTGTCGCCACCGGCATGGCGAAGATGATCAACGATTCGGGCAGCGGTATCCGCGCCAACGCCCGTTCCACCGGCGGCAGCGTCTTCAACATGAACGCCATGGCGACCGGCGAACTGAACGCCGCCGTGGCCCAGAACGACGTGGTGTACTACGCCTACACCGGCACCGGCCTGGACGCCTTCAAGGGCAAGCCCGACAAGAAGATTCGCACCATGGCTGTGCTGTACCCCGAAGTGCTGCACGTCCTGGCCCGCAAGGATTCAGGCATCAACAGCATCGCCGACCTCAAGGGCAAGAAAGTCGTGATCGGTGACCTGGGTTCCGGCACCGAGCAGACCGCCGCGCAGGTGATGGAAGCCTACGGCCTGAAGTTCGATGATCTGGGGCAGGCGTTGCGGGTCTCGCCGTCGCAGGGCATCAGCCTGATGCAGGACAAGCGCGCCGACGCCCTGTTCTACACCGTGGGCGTGGGCGCCAGCGCCATTGCCCAGATCGCCCAGACGGTGGACGTGAAACTGGTGCCGGTGGCTGGCAACCAGGCCACCGCCCTGCTCAAGAAGTACCCCTTCTACGTGCGCTACAACATTCCCGCCAAGAGCTACAAGGGCATCGACGCCACCGTGCCCGGCGTGGCGGTGCAGGCCACCCTGGTCACCACCAGCGACGAGAGCGAGGACACCATCTACAAGGCGATGAAGGCCGCGTTTGGTGACGAGAAGGCGCTGAAGGCCATTCATCCGGCCCTGGGCACCAACTTCTCCTACGCCAAGGCGGTCAAGGGCCTGCCCGCCCCGCTGCACCCCGGCGCCGTCAAGTTCTTCAAGGAACAGGGCGTCAGCGTCAAGTAA
- a CDS encoding amino acid ABC transporter ATP-binding protein: MTSLAKDRSSGAPIIQAENVQKHFGSFQALKGVNLSVRAGEVVVIIGPSGSGKSTFIRTINALDPHDGGSITVDGIPLNGKGNLDAIRREVGMVFQSFNLFPHLTVLENITLAPTRVRKTDKAEAERRGLELLRRVDIEEQAHKYPAQLSGGQQQRVAIARALAMDPKVMLFDEPTSALDPEMIKEVLDVMKDLARGGMTMLVVTHEMGFAREVADRLLFFDGGNVVEDTTPEDFYNNPKHERAKQFLGKILGH; the protein is encoded by the coding sequence ATGACCTCTCTCGCCAAAGACCGCTCATCAGGTGCGCCGATCATTCAGGCCGAGAACGTCCAGAAGCATTTCGGCAGTTTCCAGGCCCTGAAGGGCGTCAACCTGAGCGTGCGCGCGGGCGAGGTGGTGGTCATCATCGGGCCGTCGGGCAGCGGCAAGAGCACCTTTATTCGCACCATCAACGCGCTGGATCCCCACGACGGCGGCAGCATCACCGTGGACGGCATTCCGCTGAACGGCAAGGGCAACCTCGACGCCATCCGCCGCGAGGTGGGCATGGTGTTTCAGTCGTTCAACCTGTTTCCGCACCTGACCGTGCTGGAGAACATCACGCTGGCCCCCACCCGCGTCCGCAAGACGGACAAGGCCGAGGCCGAGCGGCGCGGGCTGGAGCTGCTGCGCCGGGTGGACATCGAGGAACAGGCGCACAAGTACCCGGCCCAGCTGTCGGGCGGCCAGCAGCAGCGGGTGGCCATTGCCCGCGCCCTGGCGATGGACCCCAAGGTCATGCTGTTCGACGAGCCGACCAGCGCCCTGGATCCGGAAATGATCAAGGAGGTACTGGACGTGATGAAGGATCTGGCGCGCGGCGGCATGACCATGCTGGTGGTCACCCACGAGATGGGCTTTGCCCGCGAGGTGGCCGACCGATTGCTGTTCTTCGATGGGGGCAACGTCGTGGAGGACACCACCCCCGAGGACTTCTACAACAACCCCAAGCACGAGCGGGCCAAGCAGTTCCTGGGCAAGATTCTGGGGCACTGA
- a CDS encoding AAA family ATPase, with protein sequence MGAIVDYRAVLAELRAHLPPEPGGGAGARRGSLRWLEGEMRARGAGGAAVRNIIYRDIGTAADRDTLRAILAELAAGVGRPLPETSAVPSPTPLPAELELLGRSKKRAYRQFLAGVRAGRAPRLVVTGRAGAGKTVLLDSLDAALRGAGVPVRRLFLSGDVSGLLGLAASGSAYAQLAAAQAEAVRRQFPAAGALLVRVTDDLNFAGQPPRRTDGSVASAARWAAEHLLSAAPPGLAVLLALEKADADDLGPHPPETIALHPPTPAEARGYLMARLGVPRAEAEELVAETGRHLDRLSLLVRLRGGEAGPHMPALLADPDLQRLIGATAALAASTPHLPSAAWAPELLRAALGTELRQLPPHARALLAGSDALGWTPTPALRAAWTGVAAAERTRALARLANLTSGECRPIRLAALAALEDWPALAAQVRTSPDDARWLPPLWPAIRDGAAGETRDDLAGAVVRHSAGRGDYHDAGLRDALFTLFGAARPPVRAWARVKLAESSLEAGNMTAAAEQLAHPEVAAVLSAASPAREPWAVAACADALLVQAALARWAGDLEAATRAVSDPRTAVGGPRAGLWRGLIAKDAGRWDEALAALAAVPASSPLLSARARYQEGDLRLRLGQPAAALSALRDATTRLEAAGAGEEERARVLARSATALRRLGRPQEAQAVLGHALALLPPDPRRHADHVPRARLLSEGLPVLLALGRPDDALAVSARTLTLLEGRSARPAEVRYRQRRTRYRVALAYLTRGLGGAYLQPLLGPVRDHPDLRQARTLLDDLIAQPVTGSDRDAILLFDMLLSRALADPDPAAALASVDRAVALAAHPYEGGQARAMRAEVLLRSARPADALAELNRAHALLRRVQPGLGDAPDPGLQAQLLTLEAASTLSDGVPTIQWLRAALSHPALAPFRAGVWRALGRALEDSGEAWALLRGLHGPQADALAHLRPGDALWLLELGETGNELP encoded by the coding sequence GTGGGAGCCATCGTGGACTACAGGGCGGTGCTGGCCGAGCTGCGCGCCCACCTGCCGCCGGAGCCGGGCGGAGGTGCGGGGGCGCGGCGCGGCAGCCTGCGCTGGCTGGAGGGCGAGATGCGGGCGCGCGGGGCCGGCGGCGCAGCGGTGCGGAACATCATCTACCGCGACATCGGCACGGCGGCGGACCGCGACACCCTGCGGGCTATCCTGGCCGAACTGGCCGCCGGGGTGGGCCGCCCGCTGCCCGAAACGTCCGCCGTTCCGTCGCCCACGCCGCTGCCGGCCGAACTGGAACTGCTGGGCCGCAGCAAGAAGCGGGCCTACCGGCAGTTCCTGGCTGGCGTGCGGGCGGGCCGCGCCCCCCGGCTGGTTGTGACCGGCCGGGCCGGGGCGGGCAAGACCGTGCTGCTTGACAGCCTGGACGCGGCCCTGCGCGGCGCTGGCGTGCCCGTCAGGCGGCTGTTTCTGTCCGGCGACGTGTCGGGGCTGCTGGGGCTGGCGGCGTCCGGCAGCGCCTACGCGCAACTGGCGGCGGCGCAGGCGGAGGCCGTGCGCCGTCAGTTTCCGGCGGCTGGCGCGCTGCTGGTCCGCGTGACCGACGACCTGAATTTCGCGGGCCAGCCGCCGCGCCGCACCGACGGTTCGGTGGCCTCCGCCGCGCGCTGGGCCGCCGAACACCTGCTGAGCGCCGCGCCGCCGGGGCTGGCCGTGCTGCTGGCACTGGAAAAGGCCGACGCCGACGATCTCGGCCCGCACCCTCCCGAGACCATCGCGCTGCACCCGCCCACCCCCGCCGAGGCGCGCGGCTACCTGATGGCCCGGCTGGGCGTGCCCCGCGCTGAAGCCGAGGAGCTGGTGGCCGAGACCGGACGCCATCTGGACCGCCTGAGCCTGCTGGTGCGCCTGCGGGGAGGGGAGGCCGGGCCGCACATGCCGGCCCTGCTGGCGGACCCTGACCTCCAGCGGCTGATCGGGGCGACGGCGGCGCTGGCGGCCAGCACGCCGCATCTGCCCTCCGCAGCGTGGGCACCGGAACTGCTGCGGGCCGCTCTGGGCACGGAACTCCGGCAACTGCCCCCGCACGCCCGCGCCCTGCTGGCCGGCTCGGACGCGCTGGGCTGGACCCCCACGCCCGCCCTGCGTGCCGCCTGGACCGGAGTGGCGGCGGCCGAGCGGACGCGGGCGCTGGCCAGGCTGGCCAACCTGACCTCGGGGGAGTGTCGCCCCATCCGGCTGGCCGCGCTGGCCGCGCTGGAGGACTGGCCTGCGCTGGCGGCCCAGGTGCGGACGTCGCCCGACGACGCGCGCTGGTTGCCGCCGCTGTGGCCGGCCATCCGTGACGGGGCGGCGGGCGAGACCCGCGACGATCTGGCGGGGGCGGTGGTGCGGCACTCGGCGGGTCGGGGCGACTACCACGACGCGGGCCTGCGTGACGCGCTGTTCACGCTGTTCGGGGCCGCGCGCCCCCCGGTACGGGCCTGGGCACGCGTCAAGCTGGCCGAGAGCAGTCTGGAAGCCGGGAACATGACGGCGGCGGCCGAACAGCTGGCCCACCCGGAGGTGGCCGCCGTGCTCTCGGCCGCCTCACCGGCGCGCGAGCCGTGGGCGGTGGCGGCCTGTGCCGACGCGCTGCTGGTGCAGGCCGCCCTGGCCCGCTGGGCGGGCGACTTGGAGGCCGCCACGCGCGCCGTCTCCGACCCGCGCACGGCGGTGGGCGGCCCCCGCGCCGGGCTGTGGCGCGGGTTGATCGCCAAGGATGCCGGGCGCTGGGACGAGGCGCTGGCCGCCCTGGCTGCCGTGCCGGCCTCCAGCCCGCTGCTCTCGGCCCGCGCCCGCTATCAGGAGGGCGACTTGCGGCTGCGCCTGGGTCAGCCGGCCGCCGCGCTCTCGGCGCTGCGCGACGCCACCACCCGGCTGGAAGCGGCCGGTGCGGGCGAGGAGGAACGCGCCCGCGTGCTGGCCCGCAGCGCCACCGCCCTGCGCCGCCTGGGCCGCCCTCAAGAGGCGCAGGCCGTCCTGGGCCATGCGCTGGCGCTGCTGCCCCCCGATCCACGCCGCCACGCCGATCACGTGCCCCGCGCCCGCCTGCTCTCGGAGGGCCTGCCGGTGCTGCTGGCGCTGGGCCGCCCGGACGACGCGCTGGCGGTCTCGGCCCGGACACTGACCCTGCTGGAAGGCCGCAGCGCCCGCCCCGCCGAGGTGCGCTACCGCCAGCGCCGCACCCGCTACCGGGTGGCCCTGGCCTACCTGACGCGCGGGCTGGGCGGCGCGTACCTGCAGCCCTTGCTGGGTCCGGTGCGTGACCATCCCGACCTGCGGCAGGCCCGCACGCTGCTGGACGACCTGATCGCCCAGCCCGTGACGGGCAGCGACCGCGACGCCATCCTGCTGTTCGACATGCTCCTGAGCCGCGCCCTGGCGGACCCCGATCCGGCGGCGGCGCTGGCGTCGGTGGACCGCGCCGTGGCCCTGGCCGCCCACCCCTACGAGGGGGGCCAGGCCCGCGCCATGCGCGCCGAGGTGCTGCTGCGCTCTGCCCGCCCCGCCGACGCCCTGGCCGAGCTGAACCGCGCCCACGCCCTGCTGCGCCGCGTTCAGCCGGGGCTGGGTGACGCGCCCGATCCCGGGTTGCAGGCGCAACTGCTGACCCTGGAAGCGGCCTCCACCCTCAGTGACGGCGTGCCGACGATTCAGTGGCTGCGCGCGGCGCTATCGCACCCGGCGCTGGCCCCCTTCCGTGCGGGCGTGTGGCGGGCGCTGGGGCGGGCTCTAGAGGACAGTGGTGAGGCCTGGGCGCTGCTGCGCGGCCTGCACGGTCCCCAAGCTGACGCCTTGGCCCACCTGCGCCCCGGCGACGCCCTGTGGCTGCTGGAGCTGGGGGAGACAGGCAACGAACTGCCGTGA
- a CDS encoding PhzF family phenazine biosynthesis isomerase, whose translation MIAYSEVSAFTRTPGQGNRAGVVLDAAGLSEAEMRELAAFLGAPETVFVTRLSVNHTGRSAVRVRYFTPTQEVEFCGHATLALGLMLAQSGHWRGGALELETLAGRVPLRLISEAGVPQQVWMQHQRHETRPLPTSLRAELAEALGIDARMIHRGLPMAAASTGLWSAFVPLLDPLILDALDPDLERIVMLSEALDVGSVYAYAPMGVNRFAARDFAPALGIPEDPVTGSAGGALMALLAHGGRLPVRAGRACGVIYQGHALGTPGEVEVEVEMRGDAVVAVHVGGCAVLEREGLWKRGAPGD comes from the coding sequence ATGATCGCCTACAGCGAGGTCAGCGCCTTCACGCGCACGCCGGGCCAGGGCAACCGCGCGGGCGTGGTGCTGGACGCCGCCGGGCTGAGCGAGGCCGAGATGCGCGAACTGGCCGCCTTTCTGGGGGCGCCCGAAACCGTGTTCGTGACCCGCCTGTCGGTCAACCATACGGGCCGCTCCGCCGTGCGGGTGCGCTACTTCACGCCCACCCAGGAGGTGGAGTTCTGCGGCCACGCCACGCTGGCGCTGGGGCTGATGCTGGCGCAATCGGGCCACTGGCGAGGCGGGGCGCTGGAACTTGAAACCCTGGCGGGCCGGGTCCCCCTGCGTCTGATCAGCGAGGCGGGGGTGCCGCAGCAGGTCTGGATGCAGCATCAGCGCCACGAGACCCGCCCCCTACCCACCTCTCTGCGCGCCGAACTGGCCGAGGCGCTGGGCATCGACGCCCGCATGATTCACCGCGGCCTGCCGATGGCCGCCGCCAGCACGGGCCTGTGGAGCGCTTTCGTGCCGCTGCTGGACCCACTGATCCTGGACGCCCTGGACCCGGATCTGGAACGCATCGTCATGCTCAGCGAGGCGCTGGACGTGGGCAGCGTCTACGCCTACGCCCCGATGGGCGTCAACCGGTTCGCGGCGCGCGATTTTGCCCCGGCGCTGGGCATTCCGGAAGACCCGGTGACCGGCAGCGCGGGCGGGGCGCTGATGGCCCTGCTGGCCCACGGGGGCCGCCTGCCGGTGCGCGCCGGGCGGGCCTGCGGCGTGATCTACCAGGGCCACGCGCTGGGCACCCCCGGCGAGGTGGAGGTGGAGGTGGAAATGCGCGGCGACGCGGTGGTGGCCGTCCATGTCGGCGGCTGCGCGGTGCTGGAGCGCGAGGGGCTGTGGAAGCGCGGGGCGCCGGGGGACTGA
- a CDS encoding Cof-type HAD-IIB family hydrolase, with translation MLGLICVDVDGTLIGTDNTVRDDVWAALADARARGVRIALCSGRPAIGNALEYARRLDADGWHVFQNGASVVRVDTGDSLSEALPEGVLPLLTARAHAENRLLEVYTDTEFGVTKPGMLAERHAALLGVPYDPRTPDSLVGTRVRAQWVVPREQEAAVTAEPHPGLDLHPAGSPAMPDTMFISMTRAGISKGSAVRRIAAEYGLDMTRVMMVGDGENDVSAMRVVGHPVAMGNADPPALAAARYTVGHVDDGGLREAVGLALTL, from the coding sequence ATGCTGGGACTGATTTGTGTGGATGTGGACGGAACTTTAATCGGCACGGACAACACCGTGCGGGACGACGTGTGGGCGGCACTGGCGGACGCGCGGGCGCGCGGCGTGCGTATTGCGCTGTGCAGCGGGCGGCCCGCCATTGGCAATGCGCTGGAGTACGCGCGGCGGCTGGACGCGGACGGCTGGCACGTCTTTCAGAACGGGGCCAGCGTGGTGCGGGTGGATACAGGAGACAGCCTGTCCGAGGCGCTGCCCGAGGGCGTGCTGCCCCTGCTGACCGCCCGCGCGCACGCCGAGAACCGCCTGCTGGAGGTCTACACCGACACCGAATTCGGCGTGACCAAGCCGGGCATGCTGGCCGAGCGCCACGCCGCGCTGCTGGGCGTGCCGTACGATCCGCGCACCCCCGACTCGCTGGTGGGCACGCGGGTGCGGGCGCAGTGGGTGGTGCCGCGCGAGCAGGAGGCGGCGGTCACGGCCGAGCCGCATCCGGGCCTGGATCTCCATCCGGCGGGCAGCCCGGCCATGCCCGACACCATGTTCATCAGCATGACCCGCGCGGGCATCAGCAAGGGCAGCGCGGTGCGGCGGATCGCGGCGGAATACGGCCTGGACATGACGCGGGTGATGATGGTGGGCGACGGCGAGAACGACGTCAGCGCCATGCGCGTGGTGGGCCACCCGGTGGCGATGGGCAACGCCGATCCGCCTGCCCTGGCCGCCGCGCGCTACACGGTGGGCCACGTGGACGATGGCGGCCTGCGCGAGGCGGTGGGGTTGGCGCTGACGCTGTAA
- a CDS encoding DUF1622 domain-containing protein, protein MLETAEQTVQLGARAIASLAEFAAALVIAAAIVQALWRSLRALFLPRDAGANDEAKQNLRLQLGRWLAIALEFLLAADILLTAIAPTWEDIGKLGAIALIRTALNYFLEREIDANNREKGKLKAGSGPVEGQA, encoded by the coding sequence GTGCTGGAGACCGCCGAACAGACCGTGCAACTGGGCGCGCGGGCCATCGCCTCGCTGGCCGAGTTCGCGGCGGCGCTGGTTATCGCCGCCGCCATCGTGCAGGCGCTGTGGCGTTCGCTGCGCGCCCTGTTCCTGCCGCGCGACGCTGGGGCCAACGACGAGGCCAAGCAGAACCTGCGCCTGCAACTGGGCCGCTGGCTCGCCATTGCGCTGGAATTCCTGCTGGCCGCCGACATCCTGCTGACCGCCATCGCCCCCACCTGGGAGGACATCGGCAAGCTGGGGGCCATCGCCCTGATCCGCACCGCGCTGAACTATTTTCTGGAGCGGGAGATCGACGCGAACAACCGTGAGAAGGGCAAGCTGAAAGCGGGCAGCGGCCCTGTGGAGGGTCAGGCGTAG
- the recQ gene encoding DNA helicase RecQ translates to MPAVQTPADTDARALETLSRVWGYAAFRDVQADIVRTVVEGQNALVLMPTGGGKSLCYQVPSLLRPGTGIVVSPLIALMKDQVDALRQFGVRAAFLNSSLDLQSVREVEAALLAGELDMLYVAPERLLLPRTLDLLERAPVALFAIDEAHCVSQWGHDFRPEYGQLGVLPRRFPDIPRVALTATADDRTRADILRVLELRGAAQFISSFDRPNIQYRVANKEGPKTQLLDFIHAEHRGDAGIVYCLSRKSVEGTAQWLATQGIDAVPYHAGLSPRERSHAQERFLNDEGVVVVATVAFGMGIDKPNVRFVAHLDLPKSMEGYYQETGRAGRDGLPSTAWMVYGLADVVNVKRMLSQSDAPEDVKRVEAAKLDALLTYCEAATCRRNLLLAYFGEERSEPCGNCDICLNPPRVRDATREAQMALSAAIRTGNRFGAAHLTDVLLGQPTEKVVGMGHHLLPTFGVGKGHDEKMWRGLIRQLVSLGHLSAGEHHGLSATGKSRALLKGETTLMLREDSLLPRERVKKRDRDASRSGRAPVDSHDAPLFEALRAWRLQLARERAVPPYAIFSDATLKAICELRPGSAATLGTVSGVGQRKLAEYGEDVLNIVREHSGSERARPTLPAERGARENSAVLGLLRGREERTPVQPAPSLFSAPTPAKDTPPATANPEVAEALRELRRELTRETGHSAFVIFPNATLDALAAASPRSLAELEGLPGMGPKRIENYGERIVDAVRTVLGA, encoded by the coding sequence ATGCCTGCTGTTCAGACTCCCGCCGACACCGACGCCCGCGCCCTGGAAACCTTGAGCCGGGTGTGGGGTTACGCGGCGTTCCGGGACGTGCAGGCCGACATCGTGCGGACGGTGGTGGAAGGGCAGAACGCGCTGGTGCTGATGCCCACCGGCGGCGGCAAGAGCCTGTGCTATCAGGTGCCCAGCCTGCTGCGCCCCGGCACCGGCATCGTGGTCTCGCCCCTGATTGCGCTGATGAAAGATCAGGTGGACGCGCTGCGGCAATTCGGGGTGCGGGCCGCGTTCCTGAACTCCAGCCTGGATCTCCAGAGTGTGCGGGAAGTGGAGGCGGCGCTGCTGGCTGGGGAACTCGACATGCTGTACGTGGCCCCGGAACGGCTTCTCCTCCCGCGTACCTTGGATCTCCTGGAACGCGCCCCGGTGGCCCTGTTCGCCATCGACGAGGCGCACTGCGTCTCGCAGTGGGGTCACGATTTCCGGCCCGAATACGGGCAACTGGGCGTGCTGCCCCGGCGTTTTCCCGACATTCCGCGCGTGGCCCTGACCGCCACCGCCGATGACCGCACGCGCGCCGACATCCTGCGGGTGCTGGAGTTGCGCGGCGCGGCGCAGTTCATCTCCAGTTTTGACCGCCCAAATATCCAGTACCGGGTGGCGAACAAGGAAGGCCCCAAGACCCAGCTGCTGGACTTCATCCACGCCGAACACCGGGGCGACGCGGGCATCGTGTACTGCCTGTCGCGCAAGTCGGTGGAGGGGACCGCGCAGTGGCTGGCGACTCAGGGCATCGACGCCGTGCCGTACCACGCGGGCCTGTCGCCGCGCGAGCGCAGCCACGCGCAGGAACGCTTTCTGAACGACGAGGGCGTGGTGGTGGTGGCGACGGTGGCCTTCGGCATGGGCATCGACAAGCCCAACGTGCGTTTCGTGGCCCACCTGGATCTGCCCAAGAGCATGGAGGGCTACTACCAGGAAACGGGCCGCGCCGGGCGCGACGGCCTGCCCAGCACCGCGTGGATGGTCTACGGGCTGGCCGACGTGGTGAACGTGAAGCGCATGCTCTCGCAGAGCGACGCCCCCGAAGACGTCAAGCGCGTGGAGGCCGCCAAACTGGACGCCCTGCTGACCTACTGCGAGGCCGCCACCTGCCGCCGCAACCTGCTGCTGGCCTACTTTGGCGAGGAGAGGAGCGAACCCTGCGGCAACTGCGACATCTGTCTGAACCCGCCGCGCGTGCGCGACGCCACCCGCGAGGCGCAGATGGCCCTGTCGGCGGCCATCCGCACCGGCAACCGCTTCGGCGCGGCCCACCTGACCGACGTGCTGCTGGGCCAGCCCACCGAGAAAGTCGTGGGCATGGGTCACCACCTGCTGCCCACCTTTGGCGTCGGCAAGGGTCACGACGAGAAGATGTGGCGCGGCCTCATTCGCCAGCTGGTCAGCCTGGGCCACCTGTCGGCGGGCGAGCACCACGGTCTGAGCGCCACCGGCAAGTCCCGCGCCCTGCTGAAGGGCGAGACCACGCTGATGCTGCGCGAGGACAGCCTGCTGCCCCGCGAGCGGGTGAAGAAGCGTGACCGGGACGCTTCCCGCTCTGGCCGCGCCCCGGTGGATTCACACGACGCCCCGCTGTTCGAGGCGCTGCGGGCGTGGCGACTCCAGCTCGCGCGGGAAAGGGCGGTGCCGCCCTACGCCATCTTCAGCGACGCCACCCTCAAGGCCATCTGCGAGCTGCGCCCCGGCAGCGCGGCCACCCTGGGAACAGTGAGCGGCGTGGGCCAGCGCAAACTGGCCGAGTACGGCGAGGACGTGCTGAACATCGTGCGTGAACATTCGGGCAGCGAACGGGCGCGCCCCACCCTGCCCGCCGAACGTGGGGCCAGGGAAAACAGCGCGGTGCTGGGGCTGTTGCGCGGCAGGGAAGAACGAACTCCAGTCCAGCCCGCTCCATCTCTCTTTTCAGCCCCAACGCCGGCAAAGGACACTCCCCCGGCCACCGCCAACCCCGAAGTGGCCGAAGCGTTGCGCGAACTGCGCCGCGAGTTGACCCGCGAAACCGGCCACAGCGCCTTCGTGATCTTTCCGAATGCCACGCTGGACGCCCTGGCCGCCGCCTCTCCGCGCAGTCTGGCTGAGCTGGAGGGACTGCCCGGCATGGGGCCGAAGCGCATTGAAAATTACGGCGAACGCATTGTGGACGCGGTGCGGACCGTGCTGGGGGCCTGA